CGGCGTTCATCCGCGCCGGGTTCCGGGTGGAGGAAAGCCTCCACGTCCTGAGCGCTGACCTGACGCGGGTGACGGACGGGTCGCGGCGCCACGCCCATCAGGACGTGGTGATCCGCCGGGCACACAGCGCCGATCGGCCACGCGTGCTGGCGCTGGACCACCTCGCCTTCGATCCGTTCTGGCAGCTGGACGAGGCGGGGCTGACCGACGCGCTCAATGCCACCCCCCGTGCCCGCTTCCGGGTGGCCGTGGGCGCGCGGCCGGATCCGACCGTGGCTACGGGGATCCTCGGCTACGCGATCACCGGCCGCGCTGGGGGGCACGGGTTCTTGCAGCGCCTCGCCGTGCACCCGTCATGGCAGCGCCGTGGCGTGGGGAAGGCGCTGGTGCTCGACGGCCTCGTCTGGCTGCAGCGGAGGGGAGTCGATCGCGCCTCGGTCAATACCCAGCTCGAGAACCGCAAGGCCCTCGCCCTGTACGAGGGTCTCGGCTTTCGACGCGAGCCGCGAGGTCTCTCGGTCCTGAGCGCCGGCGTCCGGCCATGACCCTCCGAGCGGCGAGGCTGACGGCGGTCGTCCTGGCTCTCGCGGGAGCCGGGGTCTCGGGCGCGGCCGTCAGCGGGATCGCTTCGACGGGCGCCGCAGGCGCGAACGCGGGCCCCTCACCGGGCGGCCGCGTCACCCTTGCCCAGCAGACGCCCTGGGTCAGTCCTGGACAGAGCTTCCAGCTCCGCCTCGCCATCTCGTCCGCGGTCCCCCGGGCGAACCTCGCCGTGTCGGTCACCGTGTTCAACAGGCTCACCAGCCGCTCGGCCTTCAGCCAGACGCTGCAAGGCCGCGACGTCGGCGTGCTGCGCGAGCTTCCGCCCGTTCCCGTCAGCACCCTTCCGCCGGGCCCGGCCGGCGACGTGATCGTCACCATCCCCATTGTCTCGTCCCCCATTGCCACGGCGCCGCAGGCGCCGGCGGCGCCTGCTGAACGGAACCTCGATCTCAGCTCCTGTCCCAACGGGTGTGAGGGCGTCTATCCCGTCCAGGTCGAGCTCGAGGACCAGGCGGTGAACCGGCCCCTCGACCGCTTCACGACACATCTGGTCTTCGCCAAGGCGCCAACCACCGGCAGCAAGCTGGGCTTCACGTGGATCCAGCCCGCCCATGCGCCACCCGCGCTCGCTCCCGACGGCCACCGGAGCCTGCCGCCGGAGCAGTCCCGCCAGCTGTCAGAGCTTGCCGGCTCACTCGCCCGCCACGAGACGGTTCCGGTGACGTTGGCACCCACGCCCGAGACCATGCAGGCGCTGGCCGAGAGCCCCCGGCCCGCTGATCATCAGACCCTCGCCACGTTCAACGCCGTGGCAGCCGACCCTCTCCAGCAGGTGCTCACGGGGCCGTACGTGCCGGTCAGCCTGTCTGGTCTGTCCGACGTCGGTCTGGCCGACCAGGCCACCGCGCAGGTGGCCAGGGGTAGCCAGGTGCTGGGCACCACCCTTCACGCGCCGTCGAACCCGCACACCCTCGTCACGGTCGGCCCGATCGACCAAGCCGACGTCGGACCCCTCCGGTCCGAGGGAGTCGACCACCTCGTGGTGCCCGATACGAGCCTCGCCGCCTCGGCGGGCAAGCTGACCCTGACGCAGCCATTCCAGCTGGCGGGGAGCGAGCCCGGCCAGCCACTGGTCACGGCGGCTGACTCGGGGCTGTCGTCGCACTTCACCTCGGGCGGGGACCAGGTCCTTGCGGCCCACCAGCTACTCGCCGACCTGGCCGAGATCTACTTCGAGCAGCCGGGATCGAGTCAGCCGCGCGCCGTCGTCGTCGAGGCGCCGCTGGACTGGCCGTCGAGCTCCGCCTTCCTCAGCGCCGCCCTCGACGGCCTGACCCAGAGCCCGATCGTGCAACCGCTGACCCTGGCGTCGCTCGACGCCAGCATTCCCGCCGTCGGCCCGAGCGGCGCGCCCGTGGTCCGTCAGCTGGTCACCCAGACCAGCGACGCACGCGTGCCCGTCGCCGCGCTGCGATCGGCCCAGCGCCGTCTCGCCTCGTTCTCCACCGTCGTGAGCAACGATCCGCGCCTGCTGGGTGAGATGGGTGACATGCTTCTGGTGGGTCAGTCGAGCGACCTGCGCCCGCCGGACCAGGCCCGTTACATGTCGGGGGTGCAGGACCAGATCGGCGCCCAGCTCGGCAAGCTGACGCTGGCACAGGACCGCACCATCACCCTCACGTCCCGCACCGGCCGCATTCCCATCACGGTCATCTCCCAGGCCGGGTTCACCGTCCACGCCGTCCTCACCGTCGCCAGCGACAAGCTCACCTTCCCGAACGGCTCCACGCAGGTACTTGCCCTCGACCGGCGGGACAATCCCGAGTACTTCGACGTGAGCGCCCGCGCCTCCGGCGACTTCCCCCTCTCGGTGTCGCTGGTCTCGCCCAACGGCGACCTCGTACTCCTCAACAGTCGGTTCACGGTGAGGTCGACAGCCACCTCGGCGGTCGCCATCGCGTTGTCCGTCGGGGCGGGCGCCTTTCTGCTGGGGTGGTGGGCGCGTTATCTCATCATGCGCCGACGCGAGCGCAGCCGACGGCTGGTGCGGCCCGGACATTGAGCGACGACACTCTCCCTTGGCCTGTACAGCCGGCGCCCCCAGCGCCTCCGAGCGGTCGCAGCGCGTCCGGGCCACGCCGGGCGTGGCCTTCAGCCCTGGGTCGCACCACTGGCGCCATGGCCGTCGGGACCCTCCTGTCACGTCTCACCGGCTTCGCACGGTTGTTCGTGCTGGCGTACGCCCTCGGCATCAACCCGCTCGCCGACGCCTACAACCTCGCCAACAACACGCCCAACATCATCTTCGACCTGGTGATCGGTGGGGTGCTCTCGGCGACCTTCATCCCGGTGTTCGTCGACCGCCTGGCCACGCGCTCCGACGACGAGGCGTGGAAGGCAATCTCGTCTGTCGTGACCCTCTCGGCCGTGCTGCTCGTCGTGGTGACGATCGTCTTCGTGCTCCTGGCACCGGTGATCATCGACCTCTACACGCTGGCCAACAACTCCGCCAACGCAGCCGACCAGCGAGCCGTGGCCACCACCCTGCTGCGTCTGTTCGCCCCTCAGGTGGCCTTCTACGGCGCGATCGCACTGATGACGGCCCTGCTCAACTCGCGCCGGCGCTTCGTGGTGCCGATGTTCGTGCCCATTCTCAACAACCTGGTGGTGATCGGAGTCCTCTTGGAGGTCGCCCACCTGGTACACCATCCGACGCTCCAGGGCATTCGGCACGACCGGGGGATCCTGCTGCTGCTCGGGATCGGGACCACCGCGGGCGTCCTGGTCCAGGCTCTGGCCTTGATCCCCAGCCTGTGGCGGGCCCGCACCCACCTGCGATGGCGATGGGACTGGCACAACGACGCCGTGCGCACGATCCT
This genomic window from Acidimicrobiales bacterium contains:
- a CDS encoding GNAT family N-acetyltransferase; amino-acid sequence: MSTANVQVVRWGAEQARIGPWQGDDRVAHLSPLAGTPPPSVAFVRRCLDQLAGHGFSQVVTGALAAPEQAAFIRAGFRVEESLHVLSADLTRVTDGSRRHAHQDVVIRRAHSADRPRVLALDHLAFDPFWQLDEAGLTDALNATPRARFRVAVGARPDPTVATGILGYAITGRAGGHGFLQRLAVHPSWQRRGVGKALVLDGLVWLQRRGVDRASVNTQLENRKALALYEGLGFRREPRGLSVLSAGVRP
- a CDS encoding DUF6049 family protein, with the translated sequence MTLRAARLTAVVLALAGAGVSGAAVSGIASTGAAGANAGPSPGGRVTLAQQTPWVSPGQSFQLRLAISSAVPRANLAVSVTVFNRLTSRSAFSQTLQGRDVGVLRELPPVPVSTLPPGPAGDVIVTIPIVSSPIATAPQAPAAPAERNLDLSSCPNGCEGVYPVQVELEDQAVNRPLDRFTTHLVFAKAPTTGSKLGFTWIQPAHAPPALAPDGHRSLPPEQSRQLSELAGSLARHETVPVTLAPTPETMQALAESPRPADHQTLATFNAVAADPLQQVLTGPYVPVSLSGLSDVGLADQATAQVARGSQVLGTTLHAPSNPHTLVTVGPIDQADVGPLRSEGVDHLVVPDTSLAASAGKLTLTQPFQLAGSEPGQPLVTAADSGLSSHFTSGGDQVLAAHQLLADLAEIYFEQPGSSQPRAVVVEAPLDWPSSSAFLSAALDGLTQSPIVQPLTLASLDASIPAVGPSGAPVVRQLVTQTSDARVPVAALRSAQRRLASFSTVVSNDPRLLGEMGDMLLVGQSSDLRPPDQARYMSGVQDQIGAQLGKLTLAQDRTITLTSRTGRIPITVISQAGFTVHAVLTVASDKLTFPNGSTQVLALDRRDNPEYFDVSARASGDFPLSVSLVSPNGDLVLLNSRFTVRSTATSAVAIALSVGAGAFLLGWWARYLIMRRRERSRRLVRPGH
- the murJ gene encoding murein biosynthesis integral membrane protein MurJ, with protein sequence MGALSHHAPTRAQPTAGAARTLSDDTLPWPVQPAPPAPPSGRSASGPRRAWPSALGRTTGAMAVGTLLSRLTGFARLFVLAYALGINPLADAYNLANNTPNIIFDLVIGGVLSATFIPVFVDRLATRSDDEAWKAISSVVTLSAVLLVVVTIVFVLLAPVIIDLYTLANNSANAADQRAVATTLLRLFAPQVAFYGAIALMTALLNSRRRFVVPMFVPILNNLVVIGVLLEVAHLVHHPTLQGIRHDRGILLLLGIGTTAGVLVQALALIPSLWRARTHLRWRWDWHNDAVRTILRLSGWTFGFVLANQVANFIVLALADTIAGGVSAYNYAAMFFQLPYGIVAVSIMTAIQPDLAERWAVADLAGFRHRLSAGLRAILVVLLPATVGYLVLARPIIALVLGHGAVGVEGTRTTASTMALFAVGIPGFSAYLFLMRAYQAMQDTRTAFFMYLIENGINIVLAFALYRPLGTKGLALSFSIAYTLATGVALWDLRRKGIGVDIRMIARPVLRVAVICLVMALVVALVSAAIGYSSGVGLLVRVLASVAAGVAVFVLAAGLAAQLRLRSERA